The genome window GGTTCCTCGAAGTCCTCGAAGAGGAGCAAATGGTACATGTGCTTCAAACCGGATGTCGATGATCATCCGTTTAAGCCCGTTTCGCGTTTAGGAAAAGGAGGGAAGGAATACTTGCTGCATCACAGTGATGTCTTCATGTCCTTGTCCGACGGGGACAAGTTGGATTCTTCGTCCGACGATGGCCAAGAACCCCTGAGTAAGAAGTCGAAGCGTCGCCGGGGATTCTCTCGTGTTTTCAAAGCCTTCTTGTTTCAATCACCTTTGGTAATTAAGTTCTTcactttcttaattttctaacgATGGACGGATACGTTTTGTCTTCTGTCTTGGTTAACTTTCATGCATACAGTTTTGCCTATTGAATCAATTGATCATGTTGttaatttttctggttttttttcTTCTGGTGTTTTCTCTTGGGTTGATGACCGCAGTCAAATTGATTGAATACATATTGCCTTCAATCTTCCCCTAACGGTTGATTAAGATTAATATGAATAAATGCACATTATTGTTGCTTCATGCCATCTAAATTTATGTATAAATCTctggttttgttttttttaatccttatatatatatattagaaactttcctttttttgaaaaaatgaaaacaacacacagagaaatttttttcaacgTAATCGGATGATATATTCATACGACGAATGATCGTTTTCATGGGTTTCTTAATACaggccaagagaaaaggaagcagaaaatcagaaaaagaagCACCCTGTAGACCTTCAAAATTCGACAAGTTATGGAAGTCGTTCCGGGACAAGAAATCATCAATATCCCTGAACAAAGAATCACTAGGCGACAGCCCTCTATCCGATTCGAGCAGATCAAGCTTGTTTTCATCATCAACAGCAGCAGCCTCGTCCTCCCTAACATCTTCGCGTGCTTCCTCCATCGCTAGCAACTCAAGGTCCGCGTCAGAAAGGAAAAGGTCAAGCTCGTTGGATTCGTTGCAACTGAATCAAAAGCCACCGGCAATGCTCTCCAAGAAAACTAATGGATACTGCAACTCCAACGTGGGACTTTACCTTCTGCTGATTTGCTTGGTTGCGTTGATTTTCTGGGGGAAAGCATTCGCGGTCTTCTGCACCTCAACGTGCCTGTTCTTGATTCCTTGCCGGTTCAAAAGGGTTGATGATCCGTCGGGTGTAAATGTAAATAATGCTAGCGTCGAAGTTATTGACGTTGACTCCGAGGAGCACAAGAAAAAAGTTATCATGGGAGGCCTGCTCCAGAGGAATAATCGTAGTGCTTCTCGGGTCCTATAGCCATTTGTTAACTACTTCTCTGTACAAGGATTAAAAATTTTGCCTGCAAGTTGGAATTGGAAAGCGGGAATGAAGGTGAAATAACCATTTGCCTCCGTTCTGTATATTTATCGTGTCCGCTCGTTCTACTTCTACTCATTTGGTTTCCTTTCATTATTTAGTTAGGTACataaataatatatacatattgcGATTATTTAAGGGGGATGGACAAATTcttcctcccttttttgttttcattattgTATTCTGGCTTTGAAGAAATCGACATTGTACAATGTATAATCTGCGCGTGGCAAATGGCAATAATGGTATCAGTTCCTTCACCTTATTCTTGCGTGCGGTGCGGAACATATTCTTGCATGGCATTAAATGTTACTAATTTAGTATGTTGCTTTGATGGTAAGGATGGACAAATGACGGAGGCATGTTATGAATATCCAAGTAGTAATGCAATTTTTCACTTTCCccctttctctttttgtttttgttggttCCCCCCCTCCTCTTCTGCATGCGTGATCATGAACCAGTGCTGGAGTAATGGAATGAGAGTTGTATTCACGACGTTTAATCATAGGGTTTATGATTGGTGGTGAATGGTGATGCAGCTTCtcttctttattattattataggcACAGGCCTGCATATGGTCCATGCTCCATACTCTCCCCATCGCGTACTAATTGATGCTTGGACTGCAAAATATCGCCCAAATGTTTCAGCGGGAGGCCCAAACAAATTCAGATTTGCAAAGTCGTCACACTGATCTGTTGCCATCTCTCCTTTATATACTTATAGAGTAAATTTTAtgtacactgacagtgtatatattatcacgtttggatgcaggacacatatataaaatttagattttaaattcaaattatatgTTATTAGATGACGGTGCAAGTATATACACTGTTAttatatagaaaattaattcatatatatatatatatatatatataacaaaaatGTATACGGAGCTATAATGAAGTTGGAAATTTCCATGATACTTTCAACATTCGAGTCCAAAACTGTTGTTCAGAACTACAGATTGGGCCCAATAACTGAGCAGACTACAAATTCAATTGAAATCACACACATTGGATTCCTCCTTCGGCCGGCCCAACACTGTCACTTCCTACTCAGCCCTTTTATCTCGTGTATACTAACAAAACACCCCGTTTTCCCCGGGAAAATCTTATTAACGGTCACCCTTCCCAAGCCGCCCGCCCACCAGCGGTCCACCAAACCACCATTCTCACCACCGCCACCACCCTTATGGTTATTAAACTCATTTTCCGTCCTAATTGTCTCCCTTTCTCCGTCCTCTCTTTTCCTCCCCGTCTCTTCTCCAGACCCCTAAACTTCTCCCTTCTATCCACCTCCACCACCACAGCCGTCGCGGCCGTTTCCTCTACCCTACCTTACGGCCCCTCCCTCAGAAAAGGCTACAGTCCATCCCCATTTCCTCCAACTTTACATCAATGCCCCTCATCTGAACAGGAAAGTGACTCCAATTTATTCGACGAAGATAGCTTCACTCGAGTTTTCGACCTCGCCGCCCTTCGCGTACCTTCAGAGCTCTGTTTTGGGCTCGAAAACCGCCTTCGTGGCCACCTCCTTAACTGGCCTAGGGTTCGGAACATTGCCAGAGTCCCCGGAGATGAAATTGATGCTGAGCTAAAGAAATTGTTCCCTGATTGTTCAAGTTCTAATAATTTAAATACCGATAATGATGCTTTAGTGACTTTGAATAGGAGAATTTACGGAAAAGCTGACGGGGATGGGGAGCTATTGAGTCCTGTGTTGTATAGGGATAAGTTGGCTAGGACGTTTAATTCAAGGGGATTTGTGAACTTTAGGAATTTAGCAAAAATTTCGAGGCCAAAGAAGGTcaagaagaaggaggaggagagaaaggaaaagggaaagaaaggtgGAGTTGGGAGGAATGAGATGGCTGTTGTGGCGGTGGTGGAAGAGGAGGAGAGTGATGTTAGTGGCTTGTTAGGTGATGAGTTTAAGGGAAAAAGTTGGAGGGGTTCGACTAGGTTGCTGCTTTTGGATGAAACTTATGCAAATAAGGGGATTAATGAGATGCCTGAGGCCATTAAGGTTTCTATTTCCCTACAGTTTGGCTCTCTGTGAGTTGCTTTATGTTGTTGAGTTTGAATTATGCATTTGCTTCGAGATT of Coffea arabica cultivar ET-39 chromosome 5c, Coffea Arabica ET-39 HiFi, whole genome shotgun sequence contains these proteins:
- the LOC140007858 gene encoding uncharacterized protein, with the translated sequence MFITMGSSKSSKRSKWYMCFKPDVDDHPFKPVSRLGKGGKEYLLHHSDVFMSLSDGDKLDSSSDDGQEPLSKKSKRRRGFSRVFKAFLFQSPLAKRKGSRKSEKEAPCRPSKFDKLWKSFRDKKSSISLNKESLGDSPLSDSSRSSLFSSSTAAASSSLTSSRASSIASNSRSASERKRSSSLDSLQLNQKPPAMLSKKTNGYCNSNVGLYLLLICLVALIFWGKAFAVFCTSTCLFLIPCRFKRVDDPSGVNVNNASVEVIDVDSEEHKKKVIMGGLLQRNNRSASRVL